One genomic window of Methanosalsum zhilinae DSM 4017 includes the following:
- a CDS encoding DHH family phosphoesterase, translated as MQVDEIDFYNRLLNYRHILYLCHRNADPDAVSSAFALSEAIGGTVGLVDGYNRVASILIDRLNIDVVESPNPDDYEFTLIVDTSTSAQLNDIQLSRYGVIDHHATTALTEKADFYLHRQATSTAEIVFSVLKCMEAPVMSRVAIGLLTGIVTDTGHFKHATSETFKAVGEIVETSGVEYAEVLDLMASTPQDISMRIAMLKAASRAETQRTGDWLISTSHVSSFGGSAASMLINIGADVSFVGTSREDSTARISGRAKREAVNAGVNLGKIMEEVSEHYDGTGGGHAGAAGIDVNSDLDEILNECKMHVIDILKDQENPSNL; from the coding sequence ATGCAAGTAGATGAAATCGACTTTTACAACAGGCTATTGAACTATCGTCATATTCTATATTTGTGCCATCGTAATGCAGATCCTGATGCAGTGAGCAGCGCATTTGCTCTATCTGAAGCAATTGGTGGTACTGTAGGTCTTGTTGATGGATATAACAGAGTTGCTTCAATACTGATAGATAGATTAAATATAGATGTTGTTGAATCACCCAATCCGGATGATTATGAGTTCACACTGATAGTTGATACTTCAACATCAGCTCAGCTAAATGACATACAGCTTTCCAGATATGGAGTGATTGATCATCATGCTACTACTGCACTAACTGAAAAGGCAGATTTTTATCTTCACAGGCAAGCCACCTCAACGGCGGAAATAGTATTCAGTGTGCTCAAGTGTATGGAAGCTCCTGTTATGTCAAGAGTTGCCATTGGGCTTCTTACAGGCATTGTTACTGATACTGGTCACTTCAAGCATGCAACCTCAGAGACTTTTAAAGCAGTTGGTGAAATAGTGGAAACCAGCGGTGTAGAATATGCAGAGGTCCTTGATCTTATGGCCAGTACCCCGCAGGATATTTCAATGAGAATAGCAATGCTAAAAGCAGCATCAAGAGCAGAAACTCAACGTACCGGTGACTGGCTGATCTCAACATCTCATGTAAGTTCTTTTGGAGGATCAGCTGCTTCTATGCTAATAAATATTGGTGCAGATGTTTCTTTTGTAGGTACTTCCAGAGAGGATTCTACAGCAAGGATAAGCGGCCGTGCAAAAAGGGAAGCTGTCAATGCAGGAGTAAATCTTGGCAAGATCATGGAAGAGGTCAGTGAGCATTACGATGGAACTGGTGGTGGTCATGCCGGCGCTGCAGGAATAGATGTTAATTCAGATCTGGATGAAATATTGAATGAATGTAAAATGCATGTAATAGATATTCTCAAAGATCAGGAGAATCCTTCTAATTTATAG
- a CDS encoding prefoldin subunit beta, whose translation MNGEYPPQVQNQLAQLQQVQQQAQSLAMQKMQTESLKKESEMAMEELENLPDDVIIYRSIGDLQIKASKEETVSKLKDKIESLSLRLQSISRQEERISKRFAQLQEQIKQSMSNAQ comes from the coding sequence ATGAATGGAGAATACCCCCCACAGGTACAGAATCAGCTGGCTCAGCTCCAGCAGGTCCAGCAACAGGCTCAATCCCTTGCAATGCAAAAGATGCAGACCGAATCTCTGAAAAAAGAATCTGAAATGGCAATGGAAGAGCTTGAAAACCTGCCGGATGATGTAATTATTTACAGATCAATTGGTGACCTTCAGATCAAAGCAAGCAAAGAAGAAACAGTTTCTAAATTAAAAGATAAGATAGAGTCACTATCATTAAGACTGCAATCAATATCCCGACAGGAAGAGAGAATCTCCAAAAGATTTGCTCAGCTCCAGGAGCAGATCAAACAGTCGATGAGCAATGCACAATAA
- a CDS encoding KEOPS complex subunit Pcc1 gives MELTSRSIFEISDNSIARYIYDTLLPEIETPVSDRSNVMLFLEDNTLIMTVQSSDIISMRSALNTWLRLIAISYEIFNKLEADSALEI, from the coding sequence ATGGAACTAACTTCCAGATCAATTTTTGAAATTTCAGATAATAGCATTGCAAGATATATTTATGATACATTGTTGCCTGAAATAGAAACTCCTGTATCAGATAGGTCAAATGTGATGCTTTTTCTTGAGGACAATACCTTAATTATGACCGTTCAGTCTTCTGATATAATATCCATGCGTTCTGCTCTGAATACATGGCTTCGTCTTATTGCTATCTCTTATGAAATATTCAATAAGCTGGAAGCAGATTCTGCACTTGAAATATAA
- a CDS encoding Brix domain-containing protein: MIITSSRKPSDKTRIICKYFADFFNSEYINRGKTSFDYLLDISKESPMLVIGDHHGNPGSMTIYRSGNSTYLSVYFNVRDLHTVKYTKLKSKLPVCVGSGKLSELICNFIPFEDRIFEDVPENNSRFLEVDNENMVFYDSGSIILNLAVNSFKLIDEEY, translated from the coding sequence ATGATCATTACTTCTTCTCGTAAACCTTCAGATAAGACTCGAATTATCTGCAAATACTTTGCAGACTTTTTTAATTCTGAATATATCAATCGTGGTAAAACCAGTTTTGATTATTTACTTGATATCTCCAAAGAAAGCCCTATGCTAGTTATTGGAGATCACCATGGAAATCCGGGTAGTATGACTATTTACAGAAGTGGAAATTCTACCTACCTTTCTGTATATTTTAATGTCCGGGACCTGCATACTGTGAAATATACTAAACTAAAATCAAAGTTGCCTGTCTGTGTAGGTTCAGGAAAACTTTCTGAACTTATATGTAATTTTATTCCATTTGAGGACCGAATCTTTGAAGATGTGCCCGAAAACAACTCTCGTTTTTTGGAGGTAGATAATGAAAATATGGTCTTTTATGACTCGGGCAGCATAATTTTGAATTTAGCTGTCAATAGTTTTAAGTTAATTGATGAGGAGTATTGA
- a CDS encoding DNA-directed RNA polymerase subunit P yields MGYKCTRCKRAVEIDYEYTGIRCPYCGHRILVKERPTTIKRIKAE; encoded by the coding sequence ATGGGTTACAAATGCACTCGCTGTAAGAGGGCTGTGGAAATTGATTATGAATATACCGGAATACGTTGTCCCTACTGCGGACACCGAATACTGGTAAAAGAAAGGCCCACTACTATTAAAAGAATTAAGGCAGAGTAA
- a CDS encoding 50S ribosomal protein L37ae codes for MAKKYTSKGHVTKSAGRFGTRYGRRDRKQVANIEEKMRKEHVCNVCARPTVKRAGTGMWKCYKCGHTFAGGAYSPTTPVGRTVQRIVKKAIEEVE; via the coding sequence ATGGCAAAAAAATATACAAGTAAAGGACATGTGACCAAATCCGCAGGTAGGTTTGGTACAAGATACGGACGAAGAGATCGTAAACAGGTTGCAAATATTGAAGAAAAGATGCGAAAAGAGCATGTCTGCAATGTATGTGCAAGGCCTACAGTAAAACGTGCCGGAACTGGGATGTGGAAATGCTATAAGTGCGGACATACTTTTGCAGGTGGAGCCTATTCCCCAACAACTCCTGTTGGAAGAACAGTCCAGCGTATTGTTAAAAAAGCTATAGAAGAGGTAGAGTAA
- the rrp42 gene encoding exosome complex protein Rrp42: MSNEIMARLKKDYIYNLMLKGQREDHREFDQLRDIKVETDVVEKAEGSAKVQFGETQLIAGIKLQTGTPFPDSPDEGVIITSMELNPIASPFFEPGPPNENAVEMSRVVDRGIRESGTIDLKKLCITEGEEVWMVFIDIHVLNDGGNILDAASLGAIAALMTAKIPRETKGYGEDIPVPVREMPVAVSLVDIEGQLMVDPTIDEETICDTKLTIISNQDGSICAMQKSGNGALSTDQVFEAVETATEKASEIREQYLLNI, translated from the coding sequence ATGAGCAATGAAATAATGGCCAGACTTAAAAAAGATTATATTTACAATTTGATGCTTAAAGGACAGCGAGAGGATCATCGTGAATTTGATCAGCTAAGAGACATAAAGGTCGAGACAGACGTTGTCGAAAAAGCTGAAGGGTCCGCAAAGGTGCAATTTGGTGAAACACAGCTAATAGCAGGTATAAAACTACAGACTGGGACACCGTTTCCTGATTCTCCAGATGAGGGAGTTATTATTACAAGTATGGAATTGAACCCAATAGCATCCCCTTTTTTTGAACCAGGACCTCCTAATGAAAATGCAGTGGAAATGTCCAGAGTGGTAGATAGGGGAATCCGTGAATCAGGCACAATTGATTTAAAGAAGTTATGTATTACAGAAGGAGAAGAAGTCTGGATGGTTTTCATTGATATACATGTATTAAATGATGGTGGAAATATTCTGGACGCAGCTTCTCTTGGTGCTATTGCAGCACTGATGACTGCAAAAATACCACGTGAAACAAAAGGTTACGGTGAAGACATACCAGTTCCTGTGAGGGAAATGCCGGTTGCTGTAAGTCTTGTGGATATAGAAGGGCAGTTAATGGTCGATCCTACTATAGATGAGGAAACAATCTGTGATACAAAATTAACAATAATCTCTAATCAGGATGGAAGTATCTGTGCAATGCAGAAAAGTGGCAACGGAGCTCTCAGCACTGATCAGGTATTTGAAGCGGTTGAGACTGCAACAGAAAAAGCATCTGAGATAAGGGAACAGTATCTTTTGAACATTTAA
- the rrp41 gene encoding exosome complex exonuclease Rrp41, with translation MSDKPDKFIDDNGLRLDGRRVDEIRPMKIDIGVLSRADGSCYLEWGKNKVLAAVYGPRTLHPRRKQIPDAALIRYRYNMASFSVEDRIRPGPSRRSVEISKVSAEAFEPVVLTKFYPNTVIDIFTEIIQADAGTRTAAINAASIALADAGIPMKGLVSACAVGKVDGQLVLDLNKDEDNFGAADLPVAMTQDGEITLIQMDGNLTQEEFKEAIEMVRAGCMEILEIQKKALYTKFGDDSSFDLTEEDLSDIQADEQLIDEDADNPANEDDEGIDEPEDIDPDEKKINEEEELDGESDEQ, from the coding sequence ATGAGCGATAAACCGGATAAATTCATCGATGATAATGGTCTACGTCTGGATGGCAGGCGTGTTGATGAAATAAGGCCAATGAAGATTGATATAGGTGTACTCTCCAGAGCCGATGGATCATGCTATCTTGAATGGGGTAAGAATAAAGTTCTGGCTGCTGTATATGGACCGCGGACTCTTCATCCTCGAAGAAAGCAGATTCCAGATGCTGCGCTGATAAGATATAGATATAATATGGCCTCCTTTTCAGTGGAGGATAGAATCCGTCCCGGACCCAGCAGGAGAAGTGTTGAGATATCAAAGGTCAGTGCAGAGGCTTTCGAACCCGTTGTTCTTACAAAATTTTATCCAAATACTGTAATTGACATTTTTACAGAAATTATTCAGGCAGATGCCGGTACAAGAACGGCTGCAATCAATGCAGCTTCAATTGCGCTTGCAGATGCAGGCATTCCTATGAAAGGTCTGGTATCTGCATGTGCAGTAGGAAAAGTCGATGGTCAGCTGGTTCTTGACCTGAATAAAGATGAAGATAATTTTGGAGCTGCAGACCTTCCGGTAGCAATGACTCAGGACGGAGAGATAACTCTGATCCAGATGGATGGAAATCTGACACAGGAAGAGTTTAAAGAAGCTATTGAAATGGTCAGGGCTGGGTGTATGGAGATCCTCGAAATCCAGAAAAAAGCATTGTACACAAAATTTGGAGATGATTCTTCTTTTGATTTGACCGAAGAAGATCTATCTGATATACAGGCTGATGAACAGCTAATTGATGAAGATGCAGATAACCCTGCTAATGAAGATGATGAAGGGATAGATGAGCCTGAAGATATTGATCCTGATGAAAAAAAGATAAATGAGGAAGAAGAGCTGGACGGTGAATCCGATGAGCAATGA
- the rrp4 gene encoding exosome complex RNA-binding protein Rrp4 produces MDRKIVIPGELLSENEQNAGLGTYVKEGKVYSSLYGVLNIKNKVDVIPFSGKYIPRAKDYVIGTVVDITSSNWFFDVRAPYTGMLHVSEYPKRVESSQMSDLLDVGDSAILRVKDVDQSMKVELTLRERGLKRIKIGRVIEIPPSKVPRIIGHGGSMVSMLKKETKCEIFVGQNGRIWINGPEENMDQLTDAIRLIVKESHIHGLTDRIYEFLTDKKSNVDVDSYVSPGDDIKFQEDDEIPDDIHRKIDALLDSSED; encoded by the coding sequence ATGGACAGAAAAATTGTCATACCCGGTGAATTGTTGTCTGAGAATGAACAGAACGCTGGCCTGGGTACTTATGTTAAAGAAGGAAAAGTTTACTCTTCCTTATATGGAGTATTAAATATAAAGAATAAAGTTGATGTTATACCTTTTTCCGGAAAATATATACCCCGTGCAAAGGACTATGTAATTGGAACTGTAGTTGACATAACATCTTCGAACTGGTTTTTTGATGTCCGTGCACCATATACAGGTATGTTACACGTATCTGAATATCCCAAACGCGTTGAATCTTCTCAGATGTCTGATTTATTGGATGTTGGCGATTCTGCTATTTTGCGCGTCAAAGATGTGGACCAATCCATGAAAGTTGAACTTACACTGCGTGAACGTGGACTCAAACGCATCAAAATTGGAAGGGTCATAGAGATCCCTCCGTCAAAAGTTCCAAGAATAATAGGTCATGGTGGGTCTATGGTTTCCATGCTTAAAAAGGAAACAAAATGTGAGATATTCGTAGGTCAGAACGGAAGGATATGGATAAACGGTCCTGAGGAAAATATGGATCAACTAACTGATGCAATAAGATTGATAGTCAAAGAGTCACATATCCATGGACTTACTGACCGAATATATGAATTTTTAACTGATAAAAAAAGCAATGTTGATGTGGATAGCTATGTTTCTCCTGGAGATGATATTAAATTCCAGGAAGATGATGAAATTCCTGATGATATTCATCGCAAAATTGATGCTTTACTGGATTCATCTGAAGATTGA
- a CDS encoding ribosome assembly factor SBDS has product MVSLDEAVTARLKKGGKQFEVLVDPEGALSLKKGDDVQVESILAVESVFEDAAKGDHSSESDLANVFGTNDVIEIAKNIIEHGELQLTSEQRKQMLEDKTRQVITTIAQNAINPQTKTPHPPSRIEKAMEEAKVHIDLFKSIDEQVNIVMKAIRPIIPIRFEEVDVAVKIPPEYAAKSYGEISKFGQLVKDEWQNDGSWVAVVRIPAGIQNDFYSLINRLTKGDAETKLL; this is encoded by the coding sequence ATGGTATCTTTAGATGAAGCTGTGACTGCAAGACTTAAAAAGGGCGGAAAGCAATTTGAAGTTCTGGTAGATCCGGAAGGTGCCCTTTCCCTGAAGAAAGGAGACGATGTGCAGGTCGAATCAATTCTTGCAGTTGAATCTGTTTTTGAAGATGCTGCTAAAGGGGATCATTCATCAGAATCAGATCTTGCTAATGTGTTTGGGACAAATGATGTTATTGAAATTGCGAAGAACATAATTGAACATGGAGAACTTCAGCTTACCAGTGAACAGAGAAAGCAGATGCTGGAGGATAAAACCAGACAGGTCATAACTACAATTGCGCAAAACGCGATAAATCCCCAGACAAAAACCCCTCATCCTCCTTCAAGAATTGAAAAGGCAATGGAGGAGGCAAAAGTGCATATAGACCTGTTCAAAAGTATAGATGAACAGGTCAATATTGTAATGAAAGCGATACGTCCAATTATTCCCATAAGATTTGAAGAGGTTGATGTGGCTGTAAAAATCCCTCCGGAATATGCAGCAAAGTCATATGGTGAAATATCAAAGTTCGGTCAGCTTGTAAAAGATGAATGGCAGAATGATGGATCATGGGTAGCTGTTGTAAGGATACCTGCCGGAATCCAGAACGATTTTTACAGTCTTATCAATCGGCTGACTAAAGGGGATGCTGAAACCAAATTATTATAA
- the psmA gene encoding archaeal proteasome endopeptidase complex subunit alpha — protein sequence MQMAPQMGYDRAITVFSPDGRIFQVEYAREAVKRGTTAAGIKYRDGVALLVDKRITSKLIEAESIEKIFQIDEHIGVATSGLVADARALVDKARIEAQINVVSYDEPIGVEVLSKRLCDHKQTYTQFGGVRPYGTALLIAGVDDDRPRLFETDPSGALLEYKATAIGAGRNSFMETFEANYADDMDQDAAIELGMDAIYQSAEGKLNASTVEIGIVDTESKMFRKLSSDEVKSYVDRILQKHKEDEQESSEEKSEESSEEDTEEDSE from the coding sequence ATGCAAATGGCACCACAAATGGGATATGATAGAGCGATTACTGTTTTTAGCCCTGACGGACGTATATTTCAGGTAGAGTATGCCAGAGAAGCTGTAAAAAGGGGTACTACTGCAGCAGGTATAAAGTACAGGGACGGTGTTGCTCTGCTGGTTGACAAGAGAATTACAAGTAAGCTTATTGAGGCGGAGTCAATTGAAAAGATATTTCAGATCGATGAACATATTGGCGTAGCCACCTCCGGGCTTGTTGCTGATGCCCGTGCTCTTGTAGATAAAGCAAGAATCGAAGCACAGATCAACGTAGTATCATATGATGAACCAATTGGTGTAGAGGTGCTTTCCAAGCGGCTCTGTGATCATAAACAGACATATACTCAGTTTGGTGGTGTAAGGCCTTATGGTACAGCATTACTGATCGCAGGTGTTGATGATGACAGACCCCGTTTGTTCGAAACTGATCCAAGCGGAGCACTTCTGGAATACAAAGCAACTGCTATTGGTGCCGGAAGAAACAGTTTCATGGAAACTTTTGAAGCAAACTATGCTGATGATATGGATCAGGATGCGGCCATTGAACTTGGAATGGATGCTATCTACCAGTCAGCTGAAGGAAAGTTAAATGCCTCAACAGTTGAGATTGGAATCGTTGATACAGAAAGCAAAATGTTCAGGAAACTGTCATCTGATGAAGTCAAATCCTATGTGGATCGAATTCTTCAAAAACACAAAGAAGATGAACAGGAGAGTTCTGAAGAAAAATCGGAAGAATCGTCAGAAGAAGATACTGAAGAAGATTCTGAGTAA
- a CDS encoding Rpp14/Pop5 family protein, protein MKILPPTLREKKRYLAFELVSEKNVLREDLISEIFSCANLLIGDVGSSECNMRLLKYENSKGIIRCNYLMTDTVRAVLATVNSIAGIPVVIYVMGISGTVAKATEKYLENENIFKPDKH, encoded by the coding sequence TTGAAAATACTTCCTCCCACATTAAGAGAAAAAAAACGTTACCTTGCATTTGAACTCGTATCTGAGAAAAATGTTCTGAGGGAAGATCTGATAAGTGAAATATTCTCATGTGCGAACCTGTTAATCGGAGATGTAGGGTCAAGCGAGTGCAATATGAGACTGCTTAAATATGAAAATTCAAAAGGTATAATAAGATGTAATTACCTGATGACTGATACTGTACGTGCGGTACTGGCTACTGTTAACTCCATTGCTGGAATACCTGTAGTAATATATGTCATGGGGATATCTGGAACTGTGGCAAAAGCAACAGAGAAGTATTTAGAAAATGAGAATATATTTAAACCCGATAAACATTGA
- the rnp3 gene encoding ribonuclease P protein component 3 has product MNKYKFYECNVHSYPDGTSSVSEITDFAKHLGYSGIVITTHSNNKRADIDMDYEEDELNIYRGIEIVTDSPSKLHGLVGKYRNKVDIISVHGGSEKINRAAVENPNIDYLAHPITPRDSGLNHVLAKAASTNNVAIDFNLDLITKGRGGKRVHSLLHFKNNLNLARKFNVPLILTSNSFSIYDMRAPLEMIALAKLFGMTRDEAMDALSNTPLRMLEKNNKSSFIFEGVEIIN; this is encoded by the coding sequence TTGAATAAATACAAATTTTATGAATGTAATGTACATTCTTATCCAGACGGGACCAGTTCAGTTTCTGAAATTACAGATTTTGCAAAACATCTGGGCTATTCAGGTATCGTTATCACCACACACTCAAACAATAAACGAGCTGACATTGACATGGACTACGAGGAGGATGAACTTAACATTTATAGGGGAATAGAAATTGTCACTGATTCTCCTTCGAAACTTCACGGCCTTGTTGGAAAATATAGGAATAAGGTAGATATTATTTCAGTTCATGGCGGGAGTGAAAAAATAAATCGGGCAGCAGTTGAAAATCCAAATATAGATTATCTGGCGCATCCTATTACTCCAAGAGATAGTGGACTCAATCATGTACTTGCAAAAGCCGCATCCACCAATAATGTTGCTATTGATTTTAATCTCGATCTTATAACAAAGGGACGTGGTGGGAAAAGAGTACATTCATTGTTACACTTTAAGAACAATCTAAATCTTGCACGTAAGTTCAATGTTCCGTTAATCTTAACGAGTAATTCATTTTCAATTTATGATATGCGTGCTCCACTGGAAATGATAGCGCTTGCAAAACTATTTGGAATGACTCGAGATGAAGCAATGGATGCATTATCCAATACTCCACTGAGAATGCTTGAAAAAAACAATAAGAGTAGCTTTATTTTCGAAGGTGTTGAGATTATAAATTGA
- a CDS encoding RNA-binding domain-containing protein: MIQYITLRVNAHSTEDRSRVDQALDFFLQNIDSDKEKLVETISAEGHYGNPIIIYNAQITQRSKCRYFISFLKKELNPDDLEKLRSEISLRLDEDQFFYMKFDKQTAYQGKLELSSSSDAVTVKMKITTFPKNWDNARRFMEEVLE; this comes from the coding sequence GTGATTCAGTATATTACTCTGCGAGTTAACGCGCATTCAACGGAAGATAGATCCAGGGTTGATCAAGCCCTGGATTTTTTTTTGCAAAATATTGATTCTGACAAAGAAAAGTTAGTTGAGACCATATCCGCTGAGGGACATTATGGCAACCCAATTATCATTTATAATGCCCAGATCACTCAAAGATCAAAGTGCAGATATTTTATCAGCTTTCTAAAAAAGGAATTAAATCCCGATGATCTTGAAAAGTTAAGATCTGAAATAAGTCTCAGGCTTGATGAAGATCAGTTCTTCTACATGAAATTTGATAAGCAGACAGCATATCAGGGAAAACTTGAACTCTCATCGTCATCTGATGCAGTTACCGTAAAAATGAAAATCACCACTTTCCCAAAAAACTGGGACAATGCCAGAAGATTTATGGAGGAAGTGCTTGAATAA
- a CDS encoding 50S ribosomal protein L15e: MSKSFYGYVRDAWKDPDNTYVKDLRWERLQKWRKEGSLVRIERPTRIDRARSLGYKAKQGIIIARAKVRRGGLRKSRYVRGRRTQRMGKNKMTPGKSIQRIAEERASRKYPNMEVLNSYWVAEDGMSKWYEVILVDPAHPVIQNDKNLNWICKSSQKGRAYRGKTSAGRKGRGMMGRGKGTEKTRPSISSKLSRVK, from the coding sequence TTGTCAAAATCATTTTATGGATATGTCAGAGACGCATGGAAAGATCCTGATAATACATACGTGAAGGATCTCAGGTGGGAACGTCTTCAGAAATGGAGAAAGGAAGGTTCACTGGTCAGGATTGAAAGACCAACACGTATAGATCGTGCAAGATCACTGGGGTACAAAGCAAAACAGGGGATCATAATCGCAAGGGCAAAGGTTCGTCGCGGTGGTTTGAGGAAATCCAGGTACGTGCGTGGTAGACGTACCCAGCGTATGGGCAAAAACAAAATGACTCCTGGAAAGAGCATACAGAGAATTGCGGAGGAGCGTGCTAGCAGAAAGTATCCTAACATGGAAGTCCTGAACTCATATTGGGTAGCTGAAGACGGTATGTCCAAGTGGTATGAGGTAATTCTTGTTGATCCTGCACATCCTGTCATTCAGAATGATAAGAATCTCAACTGGATATGTAAAAGCTCACAGAAGGGACGTGCGTACCGTGGTAAAACCAGTGCTGGAAGGAAAGGCAGAGGTATGATGGGCCGTGGTAAAGGTACAGAAAAAACTAGGCCAAGTATAAGTTCAAAGTTGAGTCGGGTCAAGTGA
- a CDS encoding sulfur carrier protein ThiS encodes MSKKINLKLLMGNKSEKKMDVDDECTYEELLNILDINPETVLVLNNGQAVPLDEIIDSGDLTILKIVSGG; translated from the coding sequence GTGAGCAAAAAAATAAATCTCAAACTGTTGATGGGGAACAAATCTGAAAAAAAAATGGACGTGGACGATGAATGTACATATGAAGAATTGCTGAATATACTGGATATCAATCCTGAAACGGTTCTTGTATTAAACAATGGACAGGCAGTTCCACTTGATGAAATTATAGATTCAGGAGATCTAACAATATTAAAGATTGTTTCTGGTGGATAA
- a CDS encoding metal-dependent hydrolase — translation MVNSISHFGIGFLIASFLGFKGRERVYLGLIAVIPDLDFIPNIIFFAIEDALTYELRTQLFYLMVHREFMHSLLFILIITSILWFWKKNRLFTFTGFLVLLSHFFLDYATSWKMRPLYPFINEPSTLGSMYFFDPVISVISIIPILIFLLDIKMKNKVDAGKNWLNKIYTYAKKNERLIYNILVVIFVIWCAVTPFAKYMLVNEVSEIEDAKISYQNTYPVSPASFISAYSFNDSHYKIMEISYHSVIKRSDYVEKITYTDSTYEYLDTDINPYIERAYELYASNPAQQIDYPVYSVMINESSVTVVIGDARSKYVRFWAYFVVEYEFVFDRSYPEGKFVAFFRDQQGNERKAPDSWFRRNS, via the coding sequence ATGGTAAACAGCATATCTCATTTTGGAATTGGCTTTTTAATTGCATCATTTTTAGGATTTAAAGGACGTGAGAGAGTATATTTAGGCTTGATTGCAGTTATTCCTGACCTTGATTTCATACCAAACATTATTTTTTTTGCAATAGAAGATGCACTTACCTATGAATTGCGTACACAGCTATTTTATCTAATGGTTCATCGTGAGTTCATGCACTCATTGCTTTTCATACTGATAATAACTTCTATACTATGGTTCTGGAAAAAAAACAGGTTATTTACATTTACAGGCTTTCTCGTATTGCTTAGCCACTTTTTTCTTGATTATGCAACAAGCTGGAAAATGCGTCCTTTATATCCTTTTATAAATGAGCCATCCACTCTGGGGTCTATGTATTTTTTTGATCCTGTGATATCTGTGATTTCAATTATACCCATACTCATTTTTTTATTAGATATTAAAATGAAAAATAAAGTTGATGCTGGAAAAAACTGGCTGAACAAAATATATACCTATGCAAAAAAAAATGAAAGATTGATCTATAATATTCTTGTTGTAATTTTTGTTATATGGTGTGCAGTGACTCCTTTTGCAAAATATATGCTTGTAAACGAAGTCTCTGAAATAGAAGATGCAAAAATAAGCTACCAGAACACATATCCAGTATCTCCTGCGAGTTTCATATCTGCTTATTCATTCAATGATTCTCATTATAAAATTATGGAGATATCATATCATTCGGTAATTAAAAGAAGTGACTATGTTGAGAAAATAACCTATACCGATTCAACCTATGAATATTTAGATACCGACATTAATCCTTATATTGAAAGAGCATATGAACTCTATGCATCTAACCCTGCCCAGCAAATTGATTATCCAGTTTATTCAGTTATGATTAATGAGTCCTCTGTAACAGTGGTTATTGGGGATGCACGAAGCAAATATGTTAGATTCTGGGCATATTTTGTTGTGGAGTACGAATTTGTTTTTGATCGTAGCTATCCAGAAGGTAAATTCGTTGCGTTTTTTAGAGACCAGCAGGGAAATGAAAGAAAAGCACCTGATAGCTGGTTTAGACGAAATAGTTAA